TGACCGACCCGGAAGCGATCACCGCCGAGCGGGTCGCCGCGCTCAATGCGGCGCTGCACGCTGCTGGATGCCAGGTCAGCCAACTGACCCTCGACCGTGCCGACCTGGAGACGACCTTCATGACCCTCACCGGCCACGGGGAGGCCCGGACATGATCAATATCCTGATAGCCGAAGCCACCAAATTGCGTCGCTCGCTGGTGCTGCTGGTCGCGGCCACCCCACCGGTCATGGTCTTCGCCCTGGGCGTGCTTGTCGTGGCCAGCGGCAATGCGCCGGAAAACTGGGCCATGCACACCATGGCCGGCTCGGCCATCTGGGCCTTTTTCCTGCTGCCGATGAGCGTCATCGGTATCACCGCCCTGATCGCACAACTGGAACACGGCCCGGGCACCTGGTCGCACACGCTGGCGCTGCCGGTCCCGCGCTGGCAGGTCTTCCTCGCCAAGGCACTGGTCAGCCTCGGCTTGATGGCGATTGTGTCCGCTGCCGTCGCCGCGGCCGGCTATGCCAGCGCCATGATCGGCCTGCAATTGGGCGAGGATGCCGTGATGGAAGGCGGGTTCGACCCGGCCCTCGCCTTCGAGCTCTACGGCAAGATGTTCATTGCCGGACTTCTGGTGATGGCGATCCAGTGGACGATGGCGATGCGGTTTCGCAGCTTTGCCGCGCCGGTCTCGGTCGGCATCGGCGGGACTTTCGTGGCCGTGGCCGCGACAAGCGCCGAGAAGGGCCTCTATTTCCCCTGGCTGATGCCGGTCAATGTGCTGGCCTCGGAGAGCGGACGCGGAGACCTCGCCATCCTGATGGGCGGGATTGGCGGCGTGATCGTCTTCGCCCTCGCCATTGTCTGGCTCAGCCGTCGCGACTGGGGCTGATCAGACCGGTTTCGCCTTGAAGTGACGGATGTCTTCCTGGGCGGCCAGGCAGGCCGGACGCAATTGTTCAGCCTGCGGGAAGTCATGGATGCGGGCCCACAGCGTGTCTTTCAGCGCCGCCGGATAGGCCTTGAACCGCCGCGCCGCATGGCCGATGGCCAGAATGCCGGCATTGACCATCCACGGGTCATTGGCAGTCGACGCAAATTCGAGCGGCGCGGCCAGCGCGTCCAGGTCTTCACAATCCATCGCGATCTTCACAATGTCGGCAGGGGCGTAGCGGGTCGGCAATTCAATCATCCAGTTGCGTTTGAGCGATGCGCACCGGGCCGGGCAAGTGACAGGCCTCGATCACCGGCGGTGGCGTTTCGAAAAAGAAGTCATGCGTCCGGTTGCGGCGGCCTTCCTTGGCGTCGTGAAAGGCCTGACCGTCCGTTCGCATGACCTCATAAGCCGGTCTGTCATCCTCGGGAAGGTCCGAGGCGATCCTTGCTGACACAATGATGTCACGAGCTCCCGTGTCGGCGATCACACCGGAATTCACCGCCGGGTCGCCGCGGCGCAACGCCTGGACATGCTCCATCCCGTCAATCACCCGGCCAAAGACCGTCATGATGCGGTCGAGATGGCGGGGTCCCTGCCCGATCACGATGTAAAATTCCACGTCGCCGCTGTCGGGATCATTGTCGCGGGCCATGGCCACCGTGCCGGGACAATGGATCGGCCAGACTTCATCACCCGCCTCATTCGTGGCGGCCGGGAAACCGGCGACATGACCAACTTGCGGTGCGTAGAGGTCGTCATCGATCATGGGCGTGAAGGTCACCGACGAAGCCGCGACCGTGAATTCACCGGCCAGCGTCGGGTATTGCGGCAGCTCGACCGAGTCCGCTTCCTCACCGCGCCCGCCCTGGGCAACGAAACCATCGATCACGCGATAGAAGCTGCGCCCGTCGAAGAAGCCGTCGCGAGCGGCCTGGCGCATGCGATTGGCGTGGTTGGGCGCGACCCAGTCGGCAAGCTCGATGGCGATGAGGCCGTCCCCGACTTCAAGCAGAAGGAGGTCAGCAGGATTAACCGGGCGCCAGTCGGGAATGCCGGTGAAATCGGGGATCTCGGTCTGAACCGGCACGATGCTGCCGGCATCAAAATACTCCACGATACCATCAACCTGCTCGGATGTCGTGCTGTCACACGCCGTACAGGCTACGAGGCAGGCCATTACCGAAACCATCAGCTTCATCGCGTCCACCGAGGGCGCAAACGCGCCCTCTCCCTCATTGTTTTCTTGTCAGCCAGTGGGCCTCGGTCCATCCGGTTCGTCAAGGCCACCTTCGGTGCCGCGAAGCGGGCTGGCGCCTTGACGAACCGGATGGACCGAGGCGAAGTCCCGGCAAGACATCAATGGACTTTTCCGCCTGCAGCAGGCGAATAGGGACCACGGTCACCTAAGCTTCCGGCGCGCCGCCAAAACGCTCGGTCCATTCCGCGACCTGGGCATCTTCGATCTTGGCAAAGAGAACGGCCGGCGGCGTGATCGCCATGCCATGTGGCAAGGCGTCAAGCAGCGCGCTGGCCGGGCCGTCGAATTCCCAGCTGCGGCGGTCGTCCGGCACACCGAGCGCGTCAAGAATCTTGCTCGCCGCTTCCGGGATGAAAGGCTGGGCGAGAATGCCGAACAGGGCGACCAGATTGAGCCCGGTCCGCACCCCGACTGCGGCCGCATCGACGTCCGACTTGTACTTCACCCAAGGCTCGGCCTTGGTGAGATACTCATTGCCGGCAGCCCAGATGGCGCGGACTTCGGCAGCCGCCTTGCGGAACTCCATTGCTTCCATATTGGCGACGAGCGCCGGCAGGCGCTGGTCCAGCTCGGCGGCCATCCAGGCCTCGTTTTCGCCGGGCGTTCCCGCCGACGGTAGCGTGCCGTCAAATTTGGAGACGGTGTATTTGGTGATCCGGTTGACGAAATTGCCCAGCACATTGGCGAGGTCCGAATTGATCAGCCCCTGGAAATGCTCCCAGGTGAAAGCCGCGTCCGAGCCTTCCGGCGCGTTCGCGGTGAGATACCAGCGCCAGTAGTCGCCCGGCAGAATGTCGAGCGCCTGGTCCATGAAAACGCCGCGCTTTTCCGAGGTCGAAAACTTGCCGCCATACCAGGTCAGCCAGTTGAAGGCCTTCAGCTTGTCGACCGTCTTCCAGGGTTCTTCCGAGCCAAGGATGGTGGCCGGGAAGGAAACGGTGTGGAAGGCGACATTGTCCTTGCCCATGAACTGGACATAGGTGACGTCGTCGGCGCCCTTGTCGGTGCGCCACCAGCTCTCCCAGTCACCGCCGCCGGCTTCGGCCCACTCGACAGTGGCGCCGATATAGCCGATCGGCGCATCGAACCAGACATAGAAGACCTTGCCTTCGAAGCCCTCACGCGGGGTGCCGTCCTGCGCCACCGGCACGCCCCATTTCAGGTCGCGCGTGATCGAACGGTCGCGTAGTCCCTCATCGAGCCATTTATAGGCGATCGACTTGGCCAGGCTCGGCCATTCAGTCGAGGCATCGACCCAGTCGCGGATCTTTGTTTCCATCTGCGTCTGCACCAGGTGCAGGTGCTTGGTCTCACGCACTTCCAGATTCTTGGATCCGGAGATTTTGGAATAAGGCTCCTTCAGATCGGTCGGCTCGAGCAGGCGCCCGCAATTGTCGCACTGGTCGCCGCGCGCGCGCTCGAAGCCGCAATGCGGGCACGTCCCCTCGACATAGCGATCCGGCAGGAAACGATCATCATCGATCGAGAAAACCTGCTCCTCGACCCGCTCGGCAATCAGCCCCTTCTCTTCCAGCA
The window above is part of the Maricaulis maris MCS10 genome. Proteins encoded here:
- a CDS encoding ABC transporter permease, which produces MINILIAEATKLRRSLVLLVAATPPVMVFALGVLVVASGNAPENWAMHTMAGSAIWAFFLLPMSVIGITALIAQLEHGPGTWSHTLALPVPRWQVFLAKALVSLGLMAIVSAAVAAAGYASAMIGLQLGEDAVMEGGFDPALAFELYGKMFIAGLLVMAIQWTMAMRFRSFAAPVSVGIGGTFVAVAATSAEKGLYFPWLMPVNVLASESGRGDLAILMGGIGGVIVFALAIVWLSRRDWG
- a CDS encoding peptidylprolyl isomerase, with translation MKLMVSVMACLVACTACDSTTSEQVDGIVEYFDAGSIVPVQTEIPDFTGIPDWRPVNPADLLLLEVGDGLIAIELADWVAPNHANRMRQAARDGFFDGRSFYRVIDGFVAQGGRGEEADSVELPQYPTLAGEFTVAASSVTFTPMIDDDLYAPQVGHVAGFPAATNEAGDEVWPIHCPGTVAMARDNDPDSGDVEFYIVIGQGPRHLDRIMTVFGRVIDGMEHVQALRRGDPAVNSGVIADTGARDIIVSARIASDLPEDDRPAYEVMRTDGQAFHDAKEGRRNRTHDFFFETPPPVIEACHLPGPVRIAQTQLDD
- the metG gene encoding methionine--tRNA ligase yields the protein MARILITSALPYINGVKHLGNLAGSMLPADVYARFQRLRGHDVLYVCATDEHGTPAELAADAAGMDVRAYCDEQHDIQKRSGEGFSLSYDYFGRTSNAPNIRLTQHFAQVLEEKGLIAERVEEQVFSIDDDRFLPDRYVEGTCPHCGFERARGDQCDNCGRLLEPTDLKEPYSKISGSKNLEVRETKHLHLVQTQMETKIRDWVDASTEWPSLAKSIAYKWLDEGLRDRSITRDLKWGVPVAQDGTPREGFEGKVFYVWFDAPIGYIGATVEWAEAGGGDWESWWRTDKGADDVTYVQFMGKDNVAFHTVSFPATILGSEEPWKTVDKLKAFNWLTWYGGKFSTSEKRGVFMDQALDILPGDYWRWYLTANAPEGSDAAFTWEHFQGLINSDLANVLGNFVNRITKYTVSKFDGTLPSAGTPGENEAWMAAELDQRLPALVANMEAMEFRKAAAEVRAIWAAGNEYLTKAEPWVKYKSDVDAAAVGVRTGLNLVALFGILAQPFIPEAASKILDALGVPDDRRSWEFDGPASALLDALPHGMAITPPAVLFAKIEDAQVAEWTERFGGAPEA